The proteins below are encoded in one region of Garra rufa chromosome 12, GarRuf1.0, whole genome shotgun sequence:
- the hdac7b gene encoding histone deacetylase 7, which yields MVVFTCLYFKHICVCACLREASEPNLKLRPKRSASGRQNPLQRKTSAPPAVRASDSMGGASSSATVSIGRASPDKQMSHQEPQTYTTSSPHKDESPVHVGVQNPILWTRYAQPVFALHSPVLAVPGQWAVMPHRPLSKSQSAPSFIQHIHTQTVMIAHPMYQQPWPQETLQQHTETNAHLHASTQSSFSHALSHRKVPFHTVRPLPSGALRRDRERAREDLRIPSQSPHDDCCSNQLGVLHHSGCCDAQNKIYHRNLARVHSSPDTFNRSLPLHLSSPLARDVRRKSNYTTGLVFDYQMLKYGYDCGGYAGRIESIWKRLQECGLRNQCKAVKGRPATFEELLSVHSEELVCSYTGLSERTSSIPYRSQTDLDKVLNNSCSADILKMTVGSVIELALRVAGGELRNGFAVVTPPGHHASQSQTYASCIFNSVAIAAKQLQERLKVKKILIVDWDVHHGYGTEEIFYTDPSVLYISLHRYDNGSFFRGNGQPTRVGSDRGEGYNVNVAWSGGLNPPMGDAEYLAAFRTVVMPIAHEFSPDVVLVSAGFDAAEGHPEALGGYRVSAKCFGFLTRRLMELAEGRVVLVLEGGYDLTSLCDGLQACVSALVGNETEPLAEKELVRKPCINAVESLKTVLHVQSRYWRSVRSMVDTVSLSYVNAERRYSAGTEAALVLDNLHMTIPTRNFPNEPMEHDEAESM from the exons atGGTAGTCTTTACCTGTTTATATTTTAAGCACatttgtgtttgtgcatgtttgCGAGAAGCCTCAGAGCCTAATCTGAAACTGCGACCAAAGAGAAGTGCATCGGGAAGACAGAACCCACTGCAGCGTAAAACCAGTGCGCCCCCTGCTGTCAGAGCATCTGACTCTATGG GGGGAGCTTCCAGTTCTGCTACAGTTTCTATAGGAAGAGCATCACCAGATAAACAGATGAGCCATCAAGAGCCACAAACCTATACCACATCATCACCACACAAG GATGAATCTCCTGTACACGTCGGCGTTCAGAACCCCATTCTCTGGACCAGATACGCACAGCCGGTCTTTGCCTTGCATTCACCTGTTCTTGCAG TTCCTGGACAGTGGGCAGTGATGCCTCATAGGCCTTTGAGCAAATCCCAGTCGGCACCTTCGTTTATCCAGCACATCCACACTCAGACTGTTATGATTGCACACCCCATGTACCAGCAGCCCTGGCCACAGGAGACATTGCAGCAACACACTGAGACAAATGCGCATTTGCACGCAAGCACACAGAGCTCTTTTTCACACGCTCTGTCTCATCGTAAGGTACCTTTTCACACGGTGAGGCCCCTGCCTTCTGGAGCGCTGagaagagacagagagagagcaagagaggaCTTGCGCATACCGTCTCAGTCGCCGCATGATGACTGTTGCAGTAATCAACTGGGAGTACTGCACCACAGTGGATGCTGTGAcgcacaaaacaaaatatatcACCGGAACCTTGCACGTGTGCATTCCTCTCCAGACACCTTTAACAGAAGTCTGCCTTTACATTTATCCTCACCTCTAGCCCGGGATGTCAGAAGAAAATCAAACTACACCACAG GTTTGGTGTTTGACTATCAGATGCTGAAGTATGGGTATGACTGTGGAGGGTATGCTGGCAGAATCGAGAGTATCTGGAAAAGATTGCAGGAGTGTGGCCTCAGGAATCAGTGTAAG GCTGTTAAAGGCAGGCCGGCCACGTTTGAGGAACTACTGTCAGTCCATTCAGAAGAGCTTGTTTGTTCATACACTGGGCTCTCAGAAAGAACATCTTCCATACCATATCGAAGTCAAACAGACCTTGATAAGGTATTGAATAATTCCTGCAGTGCAGATATACTGAAGATGACAGTCGGCAGTGTGATTGAGCTGGCTCTGCGTGTGGCTGGAGGAGAGCTAAGG AATGGGTTTGCTGTAGTCACACCTCCAGGACACCATGCATCACAATCCCAAACATA TGCTTCCTGTATCTTTAATTCTGTGGCCATTGCTGCTAAACAGCTTCAGGAGCGATTGAAGGTTAAAAAGATCCTTATAGTCGATTGG GATGTTCATCATGGTTATGGAACTGAGGAGATATTCTACACAGATCCAAGTGTTCTCTATATATCCCTGCATCGCTATGACAATGGTTCTTTTTTCCGTGGGAATGGACAACCCACCAGG GTAGGATCTGATAGAGGAGAAGGCTATAATGTAAATGTGGCATGGTCAGGAGGCCTGAATCCTCCAATGGGAGATGCAGAATATCTAGCTGCATTCAG AACGGTGGTTATGCCAATTGCTCATGAGTTTTCCCCAGATGTGGTCCTGGTTTCAGCTGGTTTTGATGCTGCAGAAGGTCACCCAGAGGCTCTGGGTGGATACAGAGTCTCAGCAAAGT GTTTCGGATTCTTGACCCGGAGATTAATGGAGTTGGCTGAAGGTCGAGTGGTGTTGGTGTTAGAGGGAGGTTATGACCTCACATCCCTCTGCGACGGGTTGCAAGCCTGTGTCAGCGCTCTCGTGGGAAATGAG ACTGAACCTTTAGCTGAAAAGGAATTAGTGAGGAAACCCTGCATCAACGCAGTCGAGTCTCTGAAGACAGTACTACATGTTCAGA gtaGGTACTGGCGTTCAGTGAGGTCTATGGTGGACACTGTGTCTCTGTCCTACGTGAATGCAGAGAGGAGATACTCGGCAGGCACTGAAGCTGCTTTAGTCCTGGATAACCTCCATATGACAATTCCAACCAGAAA TTTCCCAAATGAGCCAATGGAGCACGATGAAGCTGAATCGATGTAG